In the Pueribacillus theae genome, one interval contains:
- a CDS encoding ion transporter, translating into MSGNNSKIRTMLAALINGHKFNMFITVLIIVNAILIGLETYPAVFEPNKRMFLLLDYIILIIFAIEIALKIIVERASFFKSNWNIFDFIIVLGSVILYNTPYVSVLRIFRVLRVMRAITAVPSLRRVVRALFMAIPTITSVIIVMSIIFYVYAVIGTAFYSKIAPEYFGNLQLSLITLFQVFTLESWASGVFRPIFEEIGWSWLYFVSFIIIATFIMINLIVGEIVNNAQKISEEIEKETKEIKDDTSEIEDLKSDIKELKTMLKK; encoded by the coding sequence ATGAGTGGGAACAATTCAAAAATAAGAACGATGCTTGCAGCGTTAATCAATGGCCATAAATTCAATATGTTCATTACAGTGCTTATTATTGTCAATGCGATCTTGATCGGGTTGGAGACGTACCCGGCTGTTTTTGAGCCGAACAAGAGAATGTTTCTTCTGCTGGATTACATCATTTTAATTATCTTTGCGATTGAAATTGCTCTAAAAATTATTGTTGAAAGAGCAAGTTTTTTTAAGAGCAACTGGAATATTTTTGATTTTATTATCGTGCTCGGAAGCGTCATTCTCTATAATACTCCCTATGTTAGTGTGTTAAGGATTTTTAGGGTGCTTCGAGTAATGCGTGCCATTACTGCCGTTCCTTCTTTAAGAAGAGTAGTCCGTGCGTTGTTTATGGCGATACCAACGATTACAAGTGTTATTATCGTCATGTCAATTATTTTCTATGTTTATGCGGTGATTGGGACAGCATTCTATTCAAAAATCGCGCCGGAGTACTTTGGGAACTTGCAACTTAGTCTTATCACGCTTTTCCAAGTTTTTACATTAGAATCATGGGCAAGTGGTGTATTTCGGCCAATTTTCGAAGAAATTGGCTGGTCATGGCTTTATTTTGTGTCGTTTATCATTATTGCTACGTTTATCATGATTAATCTTATTGTTGGTGAAATTGTAAATAATGCACAGAAAATATCGGAAGAAATTGAAAAAGAGACGAAAGAAATTAAAGATGATACATCAGAAATTGAAGATTTGAAATCAGACATAAAAGAACTAAAAACTATGTTGAAAAAATGA